A DNA window from Amycolatopsis sp. DSM 110486 contains the following coding sequences:
- a CDS encoding serine/threonine dehydratase: MDGMSTPPRTPTPADVAAAANRIRPHVRRTPQLRTEIDGRPVVFKLEHLQRSGSFKLRGAVNALLAGPAPRRVVTASGGNHGLGVATAAQALGLPAVVYVPESVPAAKAAGIEAAGAKLIRHGATYAEAAAAALAVGDEPGTRYLSAYDDPDVVAGQGTVTAEIVADDPDVDAVVVAVGGGGLAAGTALAANRRQVFAVEPERCQALHAALEAGQPVDVTLDSVAASALGATRVGEVPFRILNAPNVTSVLVSDAELLAARDRLWAEFRLAVEPAAAVPLAAWLAGRVPAARPCFVLCGANTSVTFA, from the coding sequence ATGGACGGTATGAGCACACCACCGCGTACACCGACGCCCGCCGACGTGGCCGCAGCCGCGAATCGCATCCGGCCACACGTTCGGAGGACGCCTCAGCTACGGACCGAAATCGACGGTCGGCCCGTGGTGTTCAAACTGGAGCACCTCCAGCGCAGTGGTTCGTTCAAGCTGCGTGGCGCCGTCAACGCGCTGCTCGCCGGACCGGCCCCGCGCCGCGTCGTCACGGCTTCGGGCGGCAACCACGGCCTCGGCGTCGCGACGGCCGCGCAGGCGCTGGGCCTGCCCGCGGTCGTGTACGTGCCGGAGTCCGTCCCGGCCGCGAAGGCCGCGGGGATCGAGGCCGCGGGCGCGAAGCTGATCCGCCACGGCGCGACGTACGCGGAGGCGGCGGCCGCGGCGCTGGCTGTCGGCGACGAACCCGGCACGCGCTACCTGTCCGCCTACGACGACCCCGACGTGGTCGCCGGCCAGGGCACGGTCACGGCCGAGATCGTCGCGGACGACCCGGACGTCGACGCAGTGGTGGTCGCGGTCGGCGGTGGCGGGCTCGCCGCGGGCACGGCGCTGGCGGCGAACCGCCGGCAGGTGTTCGCCGTCGAACCGGAGCGCTGCCAGGCGCTGCACGCCGCGCTCGAGGCCGGTCAGCCGGTGGACGTCACGCTCGACTCCGTGGCCGCCTCGGCGCTCGGCGCGACCCGCGTGGGCGAAGTGCCCTTCCGGATCCTGAACGCCCCGAACGTCACGTCCGTACTGGTCAGCGACGCCGAACTGCTCGCCGCGCGCGACCGGCTCTGGGCCGAGTTCCGCCTGGCCGTGGAGCCGGCCGCGGCGGTCCCGCTCGCGGCGTGGCTCGCCGGTCGCGTGCCCGCCGCGCGGCCCTGCTTCGTCCTCTGTGGAGCGAACACGAGCGTTACTTTCGCGTGA
- a CDS encoding nitrate- and nitrite sensing domain-containing protein gives MRHGRTRPRWAGARALSRLGIRGKLNLLLLPPLAAVLLVSVPFVVKQTGSVASADDTVRAAWNTQELSGLVWQVQREGVLAAAFVASPSTADTDLVRQQQTVDATVGQVRTALGANAPAELKTALTRVGSLGDERRNTLHRSISAERIARTYDTVVSALIDALQLVPRTAADAEGARQLSALEALLRADEEESLRVIALVVSAQSQSAGQSLLDEATQRAQVHADRFTQLAGHDQAALLAEVDSGEAAHRVDQLATQLPGPDDQAEPYVHDVVAAGQQQAAERRTAQDRVTAEINAAAGDRAAAATRLAWLVGGGAAVLFGLVAFLALAVSRSIADPLRRLTSAATSVADLADAELVRVVDTEADDDQAPRLATIDVASDDELGELATAFNRVQTTAAALVERQTLTRRNTSLMFANVAKRTQNLVGRQLALVDELERHEQDARALAGLFRLDHLSARLRRTADNLLVISGTHDENPIAGPIQLSTAVRAALAEIEDFPRVRLGELPDVQLTSSLGADLVRLFAELLENAASFSAPTTSVEVETEFLASGDLVVAIVDHGIGMAAETLAQENRRLLERERLELAPTSVLGLFVAGRLARRHALGVELTSTPDTGGVTARVTVPAGQFDRMDAPVEDKPVESAPAAEAAGLFDAGRVPEPLPAPAIAGLETASLGFTWFRDPEPEPEWPDTEPDQPPAPDFTLDGDDLATSLSADPPVPAQQTVETAVARAKELAAKLERTKSAVHGLTTQQFAPLDQELTRRVPGAQLAPGLKAQQTIRTPLRAVRRGLRDPAAERAVFDSYSDGVAKADASRATATANAGGET, from the coding sequence ATGCGCCACGGCAGGACCCGGCCCCGGTGGGCCGGTGCGCGGGCGCTGTCGAGACTCGGCATCCGCGGCAAGCTCAACCTGTTGCTCCTGCCGCCGCTGGCCGCCGTGCTGCTGGTCTCCGTGCCGTTCGTGGTCAAGCAGACCGGCAGCGTCGCCTCGGCCGACGACACCGTGCGGGCCGCGTGGAACACCCAGGAGCTCAGCGGGCTCGTCTGGCAGGTGCAGCGCGAGGGCGTGCTCGCCGCCGCCTTCGTGGCGTCGCCCTCGACGGCCGACACCGACCTCGTGCGCCAGCAGCAGACCGTCGACGCGACCGTCGGCCAGGTCCGCACCGCGCTCGGCGCCAACGCACCGGCCGAGCTGAAGACGGCGCTCACGCGCGTCGGTTCCCTGGGCGACGAGCGGCGGAACACCTTGCACCGCAGCATTTCCGCCGAACGCATCGCCCGCACGTACGACACCGTGGTGAGCGCCCTGATCGACGCGCTGCAGCTCGTGCCGCGCACGGCCGCCGACGCCGAGGGCGCCCGTCAGCTCTCCGCGCTCGAAGCGCTCCTGCGTGCCGACGAAGAAGAGTCACTGCGCGTCATCGCCTTGGTCGTGTCGGCACAGTCGCAGTCGGCCGGACAGTCCCTCCTGGACGAAGCGACCCAGCGCGCCCAGGTGCACGCCGACCGCTTCACGCAGCTGGCCGGCCACGACCAGGCCGCGCTCCTGGCCGAAGTCGACTCCGGTGAGGCCGCCCACCGCGTCGACCAGCTCGCCACGCAGCTGCCCGGGCCGGACGATCAGGCCGAGCCCTACGTGCACGACGTCGTCGCGGCCGGCCAGCAGCAGGCCGCCGAGCGCCGCACCGCGCAGGACCGCGTGACAGCTGAGATCAACGCCGCGGCGGGTGACCGTGCGGCCGCGGCGACCCGGCTGGCCTGGCTGGTCGGCGGCGGCGCGGCCGTCCTCTTCGGACTCGTCGCGTTCCTCGCGCTGGCCGTGAGCCGCTCGATCGCCGACCCGCTGCGCCGCCTCACGTCGGCTGCCACCTCCGTCGCCGACCTGGCCGACGCCGAGCTCGTGCGCGTCGTCGACACCGAGGCCGACGACGACCAAGCGCCCCGCCTGGCGACCATCGACGTCGCTTCCGACGACGAGCTCGGCGAGCTCGCCACCGCGTTCAACCGGGTCCAGACCACCGCCGCCGCCCTGGTCGAGCGCCAGACGCTCACGCGGCGCAACACGAGCCTGATGTTCGCGAACGTCGCGAAGCGCACACAGAACCTCGTCGGCCGCCAGCTCGCGCTCGTCGACGAGCTCGAACGCCATGAGCAGGATGCGCGCGCCCTCGCGGGGCTGTTCCGGCTCGACCACCTGTCCGCGCGCCTGCGCCGCACGGCCGACAACCTGCTGGTCATCTCCGGCACCCACGACGAGAACCCCATCGCCGGCCCGATCCAGCTGTCCACGGCTGTGCGCGCGGCGCTGGCGGAGATCGAGGACTTCCCGCGTGTGCGGCTGGGGGAGCTGCCCGACGTGCAGCTCACGTCTTCGCTCGGCGCCGACCTCGTCCGGCTTTTCGCGGAGCTGCTGGAGAACGCGGCTTCGTTCTCCGCGCCGACCACGAGCGTCGAGGTCGAGACGGAGTTCCTGGCGTCCGGCGACCTCGTCGTGGCGATCGTCGACCACGGCATCGGCATGGCCGCGGAAACGCTGGCGCAGGAGAACCGGCGTCTGCTGGAGCGCGAACGCCTCGAACTCGCACCGACGAGCGTCCTCGGCCTGTTCGTCGCCGGCCGTCTCGCGCGGCGCCACGCACTGGGGGTCGAACTCACCTCGACGCCGGACACGGGCGGGGTCACCGCGCGCGTCACCGTGCCCGCCGGGCAGTTCGACCGCATGGACGCGCCGGTCGAGGACAAGCCGGTGGAATCGGCGCCGGCAGCCGAAGCCGCGGGGCTGTTCGACGCGGGCCGCGTGCCCGAACCCCTGCCGGCGCCCGCGATCGCGGGCCTGGAGACGGCGTCGCTCGGCTTCACCTGGTTCCGCGACCCGGAACCCGAGCCGGAGTGGCCTGACACCGAACCCGACCAGCCGCCCGCACCCGACTTCACCCTCGACGGCGACGACCTCGCCACCTCGTTGTCCGCCGACCCGCCCGTGCCGGCGCAGCAGACGGTGGAAACCGCCGTCGCCCGCGCGAAGGAGCTGGCGGCGAAGCTCGAACGCACGAAGTCCGCCGTGCACGGCCTCACCACGCAGCAGTTCGCTCCGCTGGACCAGGAGCTGACCCGCCGCGTCCCCGGCGCTCAGCTGGCCCCGGGCCTCAAGGCGCAGCAGACCATCCGCACCCCGCTGCGCGCCGTCCGCCGCGGTCTGCGTGACCCGGCCGCGGAACGGGCAGTCTTCGATTCGTACTCCGACGGCGTGGCCAAGGCAGACGCGTCGCGAGCCACCGCCACCGCCAACGCAGGAGGAGAGACATGA
- a CDS encoding glycosyltransferase family 39 protein — MTSALTASGPTTVDPTDAAPPVQGPRWVRPAVAVLLVATAALYVTDVAISGWGNDFYAMAVQAGTESWKAWFFGSLDPGNVVTVDKPPFSLWVMGLSGRIFGFSSWSMLVPDALAGVASVGLLYLAVRRLSGPGAGLLAGSALALTPVAALMFRFDNPDAFLVLLLVAGGYCVVRALERASTKWLLLAGVAIGFGFLDKMLQAFLVLPAFVLAYAVAAPTSLGRRVWQLLAAAGAVLVSAGWWVLAVALWPAADRPYISGSTNNSVLELAFGYNGLGRIFGQGRGGAGGGTRPELPAGFDLPSRAGGGGGFRGFGGGTGLTRLFTEQFGGEASWLLPAALIGLVAGLWFTHRAPRTDRTRAALLLWGGWMVVSVVVFSYMSGIIHPYYTVALAPGIAATIGIAARELWHGRAHFAPRAVLALMLASSVIWAFILLARTPDWQPWLRYTLLVLGALGTAAVLFGADSLRRAAPVVAVLGLVAALLGTASFTVVTAATAHTGGQPSSGPASQRGGGFRGGFGGATTSTVELDRLLQTTTTKWAAAQTGAMQSAGLALSSGKPVMAIGGFSGSDPAPTLAQFQQYVGAGEVHYFVGGANGRGGFGGFGGNRGTAGQITTWVEQNFPATTVDGATVYDLTRK; from the coding sequence ATGACGAGTGCCCTCACCGCGTCCGGACCGACCACAGTGGACCCGACCGACGCGGCACCGCCCGTTCAGGGGCCCAGATGGGTGCGGCCGGCGGTCGCGGTGCTCCTGGTCGCGACCGCTGCGCTGTATGTCACCGATGTCGCGATTTCGGGCTGGGGCAACGACTTCTACGCCATGGCCGTGCAGGCCGGCACCGAGAGCTGGAAGGCGTGGTTCTTCGGCTCGCTCGATCCGGGCAACGTGGTCACCGTCGACAAACCGCCGTTCTCGCTGTGGGTCATGGGGCTTTCTGGCCGGATCTTCGGCTTCTCCAGCTGGAGCATGCTGGTGCCCGACGCGCTGGCGGGCGTCGCGTCCGTCGGCCTGCTCTACCTCGCGGTACGCCGGCTGTCCGGCCCGGGCGCCGGGTTGCTCGCGGGCTCCGCGCTCGCGCTGACGCCGGTCGCCGCCCTGATGTTCCGCTTCGACAACCCCGACGCGTTCCTCGTGCTGCTCCTGGTCGCCGGCGGTTACTGCGTGGTGCGCGCGCTGGAGCGGGCGAGCACGAAGTGGCTGTTGCTCGCCGGCGTCGCGATCGGGTTCGGGTTCCTCGACAAGATGCTGCAGGCGTTCCTGGTGCTGCCGGCGTTCGTGCTCGCGTACGCGGTGGCGGCGCCGACGTCGCTCGGCCGGCGGGTGTGGCAGCTGCTCGCCGCGGCCGGTGCGGTGCTTGTGTCGGCGGGGTGGTGGGTGCTGGCCGTCGCGCTGTGGCCCGCCGCCGACCGGCCGTACATCAGCGGTTCGACGAACAACAGCGTGCTGGAGCTGGCCTTCGGTTACAACGGCCTGGGCCGGATCTTCGGCCAGGGCCGCGGCGGGGCCGGTGGTGGCACCCGGCCTGAGCTGCCCGCCGGCTTCGACCTGCCGAGCCGCGCCGGCGGTGGTGGAGGCTTCCGCGGCTTCGGAGGAGGCACGGGCCTGACGCGGTTGTTCACCGAGCAGTTCGGCGGCGAGGCGTCGTGGCTGCTGCCCGCAGCGTTGATCGGGCTCGTCGCCGGACTGTGGTTCACCCACCGCGCCCCGCGCACCGACCGCACGCGCGCCGCGCTGCTGCTGTGGGGCGGCTGGATGGTCGTCTCCGTCGTGGTGTTCAGCTACATGAGCGGGATCATCCACCCGTACTACACGGTCGCGCTCGCGCCCGGCATCGCCGCGACGATCGGCATCGCGGCCCGCGAGCTGTGGCACGGCCGTGCGCACTTCGCCCCGCGCGCGGTGCTCGCGCTGATGCTCGCGAGCTCGGTCATCTGGGCGTTCATCCTGCTCGCGCGTACGCCCGACTGGCAACCGTGGCTGCGCTACACCCTGCTCGTGCTGGGCGCGCTCGGCACGGCGGCCGTGCTCTTCGGCGCCGACTCGCTCCGCCGCGCCGCCCCTGTGGTCGCCGTCCTCGGACTCGTGGCGGCACTGCTCGGCACGGCGTCGTTCACCGTCGTCACGGCCGCGACCGCGCACACCGGCGGCCAGCCGTCGTCCGGGCCGGCGAGCCAGCGCGGCGGCGGGTTCCGAGGCGGCTTCGGTGGGGCCACGACGTCCACAGTGGAACTCGATCGGCTCCTCCAGACGACCACCACGAAGTGGGCCGCCGCGCAGACCGGCGCCATGCAGTCGGCCGGGCTCGCGCTGAGCAGCGGCAAGCCCGTGATGGCCATCGGCGGCTTCAGCGGCAGCGACCCGGCGCCGACGCTCGCGCAGTTCCAGCAGTACGTCGGCGCCGGCGAGGTGCACTACTTCGTGGGCGGAGCCAACGGCCGCGGTGGCTTCGGTGGCTTCGGTGGCAACCGCGGCACGGCCGGGCAGATCACCACTTGGGTCGAGCAGAACTTCCCCGCCACGACCGTCGACGGCGCAACCGTCTACGACCTCACGCGAAAGTAA
- a CDS encoding spermidine synthase, giving the protein MSRSARSRDKGGPRPGKYPVRFGTAELLADADRPHAWLISVDGVAQSYVDLDDPTNLEFDYVRRLGDVVDCLPEGPLDALHVGGAGCTLARYIAATRTGSRQLVFDADGPLIELVREQLDLRSVPRLKVRIEGGREGVASRHDASADLVVVDAFERASLAGGLATVEFVTDVARVLRGGGAMLANITDGPGLAFVRRFLATVGEVFSHVALLAEPGVLRGRRFGNVVVAASRAELAVDVLTRKAASSAYPARCVSGDELRKLRGKALPVRDAEPLASPVPPEDVLGLF; this is encoded by the coding sequence GTGAGCCGTTCTGCCCGCAGCCGCGACAAGGGCGGGCCGCGGCCGGGCAAGTACCCGGTGCGGTTCGGCACGGCCGAGCTGCTCGCCGACGCGGATCGGCCCCACGCGTGGCTCATCTCGGTCGACGGCGTCGCGCAGTCCTACGTCGACCTCGACGACCCGACGAACCTGGAGTTCGACTACGTCCGGCGGCTTGGCGACGTCGTCGACTGCCTGCCCGAAGGGCCGCTCGACGCGCTGCACGTGGGCGGCGCCGGCTGCACCCTCGCCCGCTACATCGCGGCGACGCGGACGGGGTCGCGGCAGCTGGTGTTCGACGCGGACGGACCGTTGATCGAGCTGGTGCGCGAACAGCTCGACCTGCGCAGCGTGCCGCGGTTGAAGGTGCGGATCGAGGGCGGGCGCGAGGGCGTGGCGTCCCGGCACGACGCGTCGGCGGACCTCGTGGTGGTGGACGCGTTCGAGCGGGCGTCGCTCGCGGGCGGCCTCGCGACGGTGGAGTTCGTGACCGACGTGGCGCGCGTGCTGCGCGGCGGCGGCGCGATGCTGGCGAACATCACCGACGGGCCCGGGCTCGCGTTCGTGCGGCGGTTCCTGGCGACAGTCGGTGAGGTGTTCTCCCACGTCGCGCTGCTGGCCGAGCCCGGGGTGCTGCGCGGGCGGCGCTTCGGCAACGTCGTGGTGGCGGCTTCGCGCGCCGAACTGGCGGTGGACGTCCTGACGCGCAAGGCGGCTTCGTCGGCGTACCCGGCGCGCTGCGTTTCCGGTGACGAGCTGCGGAAGCTGCGGGGGAAGGCGCTGCCGGTGCGGGACGCCGAGCCGCTCGCCTCGCCGGTGCCGCCGGAGGACGTGCTCGGGCTGTTCTGA
- a CDS encoding response regulator transcription factor codes for MSGMNATSPGRGKDELRRADGSPVRVLVVDDESTLAELVAMALRMEGWEVRSAGDGTEAVRVARDFRPDAVVLDVMLPDFDGLEVLRRMRAEAPFLPVLFLTAKDAVEDRIAGLTAGGDDYVTKPFSLEEVALRLRALLRRANGVTGASGSQLVVGDLTLDEDSREVHRGGDLVPLTATEFELLRYLMRNPKRVLSKAQILDRVWSYDFGGQANIVELYISYLRKKIDADREPMIHTMRGAGYVLKPAG; via the coding sequence ATGAGCGGTATGAACGCGACGTCGCCCGGCCGGGGCAAGGACGAGCTGCGCCGCGCCGACGGCAGCCCGGTGCGCGTGCTGGTGGTGGACGACGAGTCGACCCTGGCCGAGCTCGTCGCCATGGCGCTGCGCATGGAGGGCTGGGAGGTGCGCAGCGCGGGCGACGGCACGGAGGCCGTCCGCGTGGCGCGAGACTTCCGGCCCGACGCCGTGGTGCTCGACGTGATGCTGCCCGACTTCGACGGTCTCGAAGTGCTGCGCCGCATGCGCGCCGAGGCGCCGTTCCTGCCGGTGCTGTTCCTCACCGCCAAGGACGCCGTCGAAGACCGCATCGCCGGTCTCACCGCGGGCGGCGACGACTACGTCACCAAACCTTTCAGCCTCGAAGAGGTCGCGCTCCGGCTGCGCGCCCTCCTCAGACGCGCCAACGGGGTCACCGGCGCCAGCGGCTCCCAGCTCGTGGTCGGCGACCTGACACTCGACGAGGACAGCCGCGAGGTCCACCGCGGCGGCGACCTCGTGCCGCTCACCGCCACGGAGTTCGAGCTTCTGCGCTACCTCATGCGCAACCCCAAGCGCGTGCTGAGCAAGGCGCAGATCCTCGACCGCGTGTGGAGCTACGACTTCGGCGGCCAAGCCAATATCGTCGAGCTCTACATCTCCTACCTCCGCAAGAAGATCGACGCCGACCGCGAGCCCATGATCCACACGATGCGCGGCGCGGGGTATGTCCTCAAGCCCGCCGGCTGA
- a CDS encoding roadblock/LC7 domain-containing protein produces the protein MTIPDVSAEAQNFNWLVNRFALHTAGAIAALAVSSDGLLIAMSQELERANADRLAAISSAMLGLAQGVADSHPLGSPDKVIVELERGYLLVCTISVGCSLGVLANKQASLGTIAYEMAMFANRATEVLTPALIEELKQAVGS, from the coding sequence ATGACGATCCCGGACGTCAGCGCCGAAGCCCAGAACTTCAACTGGCTGGTCAACCGCTTCGCACTCCACACCGCCGGTGCGATCGCCGCCCTCGCGGTGTCGTCCGACGGCCTGCTCATCGCCATGTCCCAGGAACTCGAACGCGCCAACGCCGATCGTCTGGCCGCCATCTCGTCCGCCATGCTCGGCCTCGCCCAGGGCGTCGCCGACAGCCACCCGCTGGGCTCGCCGGACAAGGTGATCGTCGAACTCGAGCGCGGTTACCTGCTGGTCTGCACCATCAGCGTCGGGTGCTCGCTCGGCGTGCTGGCCAACAAACAGGCCAGCCTGGGCACGATCGCGTACGAGATGGCGATGTTCGCCAACCGCGCCACCGAGGTCCTGACGCCGGCGCTCATCGAGGAGCTCAAACAAGCGGTCGGCAGCTAG
- a CDS encoding cell wall metabolism sensor histidine kinase WalK → MSSSPPADAPPGRARRPWSLRRRLIVQLAALLALVCLVVGVVTEFALQDFLVGQLDKRLAAATDRGFRSGDRPPWIYGDKPPPDPLRVLGQGDGTLAVQVHNGAVRAAVLNFGSATPSKVKPPLQSVSTAQQKMLLGLPPDGHRRTIDLGGDLGEYRVIASFSPSGDFSVVGLPLSDVTDTLWRLGFIFGGVALGGIIVAGVAGAVTIRRTMAPLDRLAATASRVSELQLDRGEVALSERVPEVDTDPRTEVGKVGFALNRMLGHIANALKARQASESRVRQFVADASHELRTPLAAIRGYAELTRRSKEQVPPDVAFAMNRVESESARMTTLVEDLLLLARLDSGRPVVPEPVDLSRLVADAVADSHVAGPGHKWRLEAPGEPISVHGDAGQLHQVVLNLLGNARTHTPPGTTVTTGLSTKDGWVRLSVLDDGPGIPPEILPDVFERFARGDNSRSRAAGSTGLGLAIVAAVVAAHSGRVSVFSEPGRTEFVAMFPEFRDPAITRS, encoded by the coding sequence ATGTCCTCAAGCCCGCCGGCTGACGCGCCCCCGGGCCGCGCGCGCCGGCCGTGGTCGCTGCGGCGCCGGCTGATCGTGCAGCTGGCGGCGCTGCTGGCGCTCGTCTGCCTGGTGGTCGGCGTGGTCACGGAGTTCGCGCTGCAGGACTTCCTGGTCGGCCAGCTGGACAAACGCCTCGCCGCGGCGACCGACCGCGGGTTCCGCAGCGGCGACCGTCCACCGTGGATCTACGGCGACAAACCGCCACCCGACCCGCTGCGCGTGCTCGGCCAAGGCGACGGCACGCTCGCCGTCCAGGTCCACAACGGCGCGGTGCGCGCGGCCGTGCTCAACTTCGGCTCCGCCACGCCGTCGAAGGTCAAGCCGCCGCTGCAGTCGGTCTCCACCGCGCAGCAGAAGATGCTGCTCGGCCTGCCGCCCGACGGCCACCGCCGCACGATCGACCTCGGCGGCGACCTCGGCGAGTACCGGGTGATCGCGTCGTTCTCCCCGTCGGGTGACTTCTCCGTGGTCGGCCTGCCGCTCTCGGACGTCACGGACACGTTGTGGCGCTTGGGGTTCATCTTCGGCGGTGTGGCGCTCGGCGGCATCATCGTGGCCGGCGTCGCGGGCGCCGTCACGATCCGGCGCACCATGGCGCCGCTCGACCGGCTGGCCGCCACCGCGTCGCGCGTGTCGGAGCTGCAGCTCGACCGCGGCGAGGTGGCGCTGTCGGAGCGGGTGCCCGAAGTGGACACCGACCCGCGCACCGAGGTCGGCAAGGTCGGCTTCGCGCTCAACCGCATGCTCGGCCACATCGCCAACGCGCTGAAAGCCCGCCAGGCCAGCGAAAGCCGCGTGCGCCAGTTCGTCGCCGACGCGAGCCACGAGCTGCGCACGCCGCTGGCCGCCATCCGCGGCTACGCGGAGCTCACGCGCCGCAGCAAGGAGCAGGTGCCGCCCGACGTCGCGTTCGCCATGAACCGCGTCGAATCCGAGTCGGCGCGCATGACGACGCTGGTGGAGGACCTGCTGCTGCTCGCCCGGCTCGACTCGGGCCGACCCGTCGTGCCCGAGCCGGTGGACCTCTCGCGCCTGGTGGCCGACGCCGTCGCCGACTCCCACGTGGCCGGTCCCGGTCACAAGTGGCGGCTCGAGGCGCCCGGCGAGCCCATCAGCGTGCACGGCGACGCCGGCCAGCTGCACCAGGTCGTGCTCAACCTCCTGGGCAACGCCCGCACCCACACCCCGCCCGGTACCACCGTGACCACGGGTCTGTCCACAAAGGATGGCTGGGTGCGGCTCTCGGTGCTCGACGACGGCCCCGGCATCCCGCCGGAAATCCTGCCGGACGTGTTCGAACGCTTCGCCCGCGGCGACAACTCACGCTCCCGCGCGGCCGGCAGCACCGGACTCGGCCTGGCCATCGTCGCCGCCGTCGTGGCCGCGCACAGCGGTCGCGTCTCGGTGTTCAGTGAGCCCGGACGAACAGAGTTTGTCGCAATGTTCCCAGAGTTTCGTGACCCTGCTATCACCCGGTCGTGA